ACCAACACGCTTGGCGAGGCGGAACGTGTCGTTGCCTTAAAAGGGTTTCAGCTGTTGTTAAGTCTTCCTCCGCATAGCGGAGCCAGCGAGCGGTGTCTGTGAGTCGATCAGTGGTTTGCATGGCGGAGTTTACCTCCTTGCTGGGTATATTGCGGTATGCATCTACATTCCAGTTCTTCCACAGGACTTTACCCTCCTGCTGGGCATACCGCAGCACTGACCCGATCCGGGTGCGGCTGCGTTCAAGCTCTTCCGGTGTGGATACAATGATGTCCTTTGCCACGGGCACATCAGATAGTGCATCCTCAAGGTCAATGGCGGTTTTCCGTTTATCCGTGAGTTCCGCGAAAACCACGAGCAGATCTATGTCGCTATCGCGATCTGCGTCGCCTCGTGCCTGTGAACCGAAGAGGATAATCTGCAAAGGGTCGAAGTCGCGCACGATGCGCTCTGTCATGATTGAGATAAATTCGTTATCCATTGGCCTCTCCTTCTAAATTGACCCCTATAGTTGGCAATTTTCTAACACCGATGCTTCCTCAGGTATTGACTTGATAGGAGCAAGGCAAAATCCGCGTAATCCGTGCCATCCGCGTCAATCCGCGATTCAGACAGGTAATTGCCAGTATATTTACATACTCGTTAGATTGTGGAGACTACGCGTGCGCAAACTAAAAGTTTACGCTACAAGCGGTTGTCTCATCCACCGATTAACTTGGTGGTTCAGAACGAGCAAGCAGTTTATTGAGGTCATAATTTATACTCGTCGCACTGAAGTCTGGTTCTTTTTCAAACGGTTGTCGAATATAACGAGGTTCTTTTGCTTCTTCACCGTCTACTTCAATAATGGCAAGGATAAAACTCTCTGGCTTGTTGAATGCGGTGAAAATCTGTGTTTTGGAGACAGTAACAGTCGGGGAATTGGGAGATTTTCCTTTCACTTCAATGAACAGCAACTGATTGGTGTTCGGATCTCTGGACTCAATATCGTAGCCCGGGTTTTCATGAGGCATCTCTTTCGGCTTCCGTCCAAGTTTGCATTCTGTTTCCATCACAGCGGCAACTGCGAGTCTATCAATTCGTTCTCTGTCGGCTTGTGAGAATGTAACGGGCACGGGAGGTTCAGGATCGAGGCAAGTATCTAATAAACGCTGCGGAATGACAAGTGCTCCACCAATAACAACGGGTGACAGTGGCGAGATGTGGCGTTCTAATTCTAACTCCTCCATTCGCTTTTCGAGTCGTGCCTGTAACTCATCGGCGCGTTGCCGCGCTTGTGCTGCGTTGAGGCTCGCCATCCTGTTTCCAGATTCCTCCTGCAGTCTTAATTCATAAGCCCGATTGTCCCAATAGTGAATCTCTTTTGTAAGCCGTTCCTTGACTGCGCGCATTGTTTTCTCGACAAGAGTCTCTCTGTGTTCTTTCACTTCATCGAGGTGCCCTGGAACGAGGCGTTCCACAGCATAATCCTTAATTTCTGATTCCAAATCCGCGCTTAGCCAATCCGCTTCCAATAGAGGTTCAACCGCTGACCATTCATCCTCGTCTATCGGGCGGTAATCAAGATACGGAGCATATCCGGGCGTGCTAACCGTTTTGTCGCTGTTGATTTCCACGAATTGCATCTGTCGTGAGACAACTTGTTGGCTTCCATCACTACGCATCCGCCCATCTTGAATCGTATGTTCAAGGTAAAATAGGACCCGAACCTCGTCGCTCCGTTCATCTGAATCAACCAAAACGGTTCCTTGTTTAAGCAAGTTCCGATGACGTTCTAACGTTGCACTTAATGCCGCATCAAGCAGTGGATGCCCAGGGCAAACGAACTCGGCGAGCGGTTTTCCTTGAATGTTCACCTTATCCTTTTCAAACGTAATCCGATCATATTGACCTAATATAGGCTTACCGGTCCCTAAACCGCGATTATAGATACCCCCGGGGACATGACGAATTTCATAGCGTCCCGGTTCGCGTTCAGATAACCTTCCTTGGAGTCGTGAAAACGCCTCGCGGAAAAAGGATGCTATAAAGTGCGGTTGCAAACGGCGGGCTTCCGCACGTTCCATTTCTTCACGGATATTACCAAGGCGAGTGGTGTCCATTATTCCAT
This genomic interval from Candidatus Poribacteria bacterium contains the following:
- a CDS encoding HEPN domain-containing protein; this encodes MDNEFISIMTERIVRDFDPLQIILFGSQARGDADRDSDIDLLVVFAELTDKRKTAIDLEDALSDVPVAKDIIVSTPEELERSRTRIGSVLRYAQQEGKVLWKNWNVDAYRNIPSKEVNSAMQTTDRLTDTARWLRYAEEDLTTAETLLRQRHVPPRQACWFAQQAAEKALKAALIFLQIDFRRTHDLNVLRDLLPENWKPLKTALPNFRDLNRWAVQARYPETAQEATETDASTAVEHARAVWTSVSTELTQHGFLMEKTSFR